In a genomic window of Carassius gibelio isolate Cgi1373 ecotype wild population from Czech Republic chromosome A3, carGib1.2-hapl.c, whole genome shotgun sequence:
- the LOC127942292 gene encoding DNA-directed RNA polymerase III subunit RPC8-like: MFVLVEMVDTVRIPPWSFHRQLNEAIAEELNKKLANKVVYKVGLCVCLYDITKLEDSFIFPGDGASHTKVHFRYVVFHPFLDEILVGKIKGCSAEGVHVSLGLFDDIIIPPESLQQPAKFDEAEQVWVWEYETDEGAHDLFMDQGEEIRFRVVDEVFIDTSPTGPSTEKDAASADTAPPAGAEDSAQQKEAPYTLIGSVSEPGLGLLSWWNG, translated from the exons ATGTTTGTGCTGGTGGAGATGGTGGACACGGTCCGGATCCCGCCCTGGAGCTTTCATCGGCAGCTGAACGAAGCGATCGCCGAAGAACTCAACAAGAAACTCGCCAACAAG GTGGTGTATAAGGTGGggttgtgtgtctgtctgtatgaCATCACTAAACTGGAGGACTCCTTCATCTTTCCTGGAGATGGAGCGTCTCATACTAAAG ttCACTTTCGATACGTGGTCTTCCACCCGTTCCTGGATGAGATCCTGGTTGGGAAGATTAAGGGCTGCAGTGCTGAAGGTGTTCATG TGAGCCTCGGATTGTTCGATGACATCATCATCCCACCGGAGTCACTACAGCAGCCGGCTAAATT CGACGAGGCGGAGCAGGTGTGGGTGTGGGAGTACGAGACGGACGAGGGCGCTCACGACCTCTTCATGGACCAGGGCGAGGAGATCCGCTTCCGGGTGGTGGACGAGGTCTTCATCGACACCTCACCCACCGGTCCCAGCACAGAGAAGGATGCTGCGAGCGCAGACACAGCGCCACCTGCAGGAGCGGAGGACAGCGCGCAGCAGAAAGAGGCTCCCTACACACTCATC GGATCTGTAAGTGAACCAGGGCTGGGTCTTCTGTCATGGTGGAACGGTTAA